A genomic region of Rhodospirillales bacterium contains the following coding sequences:
- the ruvA gene encoding Holliday junction branch migration protein RuvA, whose protein sequence is MIAKLSGILDSIAQNTLILDVNGVGYLVHASARTLAQAGQTGDPLSLLIETIVREDAFNLYGFRDAAEQEWFRLLTSVQGVGAKAALAILSVSPPDQLGFAITAGDKTVLTRADGVGPKLALRILTELKDKATKIDLSPTPAKGKVAAQPDAPANIANIDNDAVSALINLGYGRSDAYQAVLQAKQKANDNDDLQTLIRLALKELSS, encoded by the coding sequence ATGATTGCAAAATTATCCGGCATACTCGACAGCATCGCGCAAAACACCTTGATCCTCGATGTGAACGGGGTGGGGTATCTCGTCCATGCCAGCGCCCGCACCCTGGCACAGGCCGGGCAGACGGGTGATCCGCTCTCGCTGCTGATCGAAACCATCGTCCGTGAAGATGCTTTTAATCTCTATGGCTTCCGTGACGCCGCCGAACAGGAATGGTTTCGCCTGCTGACCTCGGTGCAGGGCGTCGGAGCCAAGGCCGCGCTCGCAATCCTGAGTGTCTCGCCGCCCGACCAGCTGGGTTTTGCCATCACCGCCGGTGATAAAACCGTGCTGACCCGCGCCGATGGTGTCGGGCCAAAACTTGCCTTGCGGATTTTGACGGAGCTAAAGGACAAAGCCACAAAGATTGATCTGAGTCCGACCCCTGCCAAAGGGAAAGTCGCCGCCCAACCCGACGCGCCCGCCAATATTGCTAATATCGACAATGACGCGGTCTCGGCTCTCATAAATCTCGGCTATGGCCGCAGCGATGCGTATCAGGCCGTACTACAGGCTAAACAAAAAGCTAACGACAATGATGACCTGCAAACCTTAATTCGCCTGGCTTTAAAGGAATTGTCATCCTGA
- a CDS encoding YebC/PmpR family DNA-binding transcriptional regulator, whose translation MAGHSKWANIQHRKGKQDKIRAKIFSKLAREITVAAKMGGGDPDMNPRLRLAVATARGQSMPKNNIENAIQKGVGGGEGDDYVEIRYEGYGPGGVAVIVEALTDNKNRTAGDVRSIFSKSGGNLGESGSVGFMFDRVGQIIYPSDKADGDTMFEAAVEAGANDCESGDEIHEITCDPDDFAAVREALVAKFDEPERSGLVWQPNVMAEVNEEQASSVLKLIDALEDHDDVQSVTTNFDVSDEIMEKLMSV comes from the coding sequence ATGGCCGGTCACTCCAAATGGGCAAACATCCAGCACCGCAAAGGCAAGCAGGATAAAATCCGCGCAAAGATCTTTTCCAAGCTGGCACGGGAAATCACCGTGGCCGCGAAAATGGGCGGCGGCGATCCGGACATGAACCCGCGCCTGCGCCTGGCAGTTGCGACGGCCCGCGGCCAATCCATGCCGAAAAACAACATCGAAAATGCCATCCAGAAGGGGGTCGGCGGCGGCGAAGGCGACGATTACGTCGAAATCCGTTATGAAGGCTATGGTCCCGGCGGCGTAGCCGTCATTGTAGAAGCCCTGACCGACAATAAAAACCGGACAGCCGGGGATGTGCGCTCGATCTTCTCCAAATCCGGAGGGAACCTTGGCGAAAGCGGCTCTGTCGGCTTTATGTTTGACCGGGTAGGGCAAATCATTTACCCGTCTGACAAGGCCGATGGCGACACCATGTTTGAGGCCGCCGTCGAAGCTGGCGCCAACGATTGTGAGAGCGGTGACGAAATCCACGAAATCACCTGTGACCCCGATGACTTTGCCGCCGTCCGTGAGGCGCTGGTTGCCAAATTTGACGAACCGGAACGCTCAGGCCTCGTCTGGCAGCCCAACGTCATGGCTGAAGTCAACGAAGAACAAGCCTCCTCGGTCCTGAAACTGATTGATGCGCTCGAAGATCACGACGACGTCCAGAGCGTCACAACCAATTTCGATGTCAGCGACGAAATCATGGAAAAACTGATGAGCGTTTGA
- the tolR gene encoding protein TolR, with translation MGAGVQQKSRIGTAGGRSRAYRPMAEINVTPFVDVMLVLLVVFMITAPLLTAGVKVDLPRSEAHTIADEDNKPLEITITTEGTLFVGEEEVKRDRLVNLLSAMTGSDPDRRIFIRADQGLSYGKVMDILGTLNKAGFRKVALLSEPTK, from the coding sequence ATGGGCGCAGGCGTGCAACAAAAATCACGGATCGGCACGGCAGGCGGGCGCAGCCGCGCTTACCGCCCGATGGCTGAAATCAACGTCACGCCGTTTGTCGACGTTATGCTGGTTTTGCTGGTTGTCTTTATGATTACCGCGCCGCTGCTGACCGCCGGGGTCAAGGTAGACCTGCCGCGTTCGGAAGCCCACACAATCGCCGACGAAGATAATAAACCGCTGGAAATCACGATCACAACCGAAGGCACATTGTTTGTCGGCGAGGAAGAAGTCAAACGCGACCGTCTGGTCAATCTGCTGTCCGCAATGACCGGCAGCGACCCGGACCGCCGCATCTTTATCCGCGCCGATCAGGGGCTGTCCTATGGCAAGGTCATGGATATCCTCGGCACGCTGAATAAGGCCGGCTTCCGCAAGGTTGCCTTGCTCTCTGAACCGACTAAATAA
- a CDS encoding RNA pyrophosphohydrolase translates to MSDASQSPAYRPCVGIALFNAAGQVFVGERIDNPGAWQMPQGGIDPDEPLEQAAFRELEEEIGTGKAEIIRIHEEKWSYDFPDHLRRKLYGGKYHGQVQTWIAMRFTGMDSDIDLAFHTMPEFRAWQWVDLDRVFDLIVPFKRDIYQKIVAAFGDVPDSL, encoded by the coding sequence ATGTCTGATGCGTCTCAGAGTCCGGCTTATCGTCCTTGTGTGGGGATTGCGTTGTTCAATGCCGCGGGACAGGTGTTTGTCGGCGAGCGCATTGATAATCCCGGCGCATGGCAAATGCCGCAGGGCGGGATTGATCCGGATGAACCTCTGGAACAGGCCGCTTTTCGTGAACTGGAAGAAGAGATAGGAACCGGCAAAGCCGAAATTATCCGCATTCATGAAGAGAAATGGAGCTACGATTTTCCGGACCACCTGCGCCGCAAGCTTTACGGCGGGAAATACCACGGACAGGTACAAACTTGGATTGCCATGCGTTTCACCGGAATGGATAGCGATATTGATCTGGCGTTTCATACCATGCCGGAATTCCGGGCGTGGCAATGGGTTGATCTGGACCGGGTTTTTGACCTGATCGTGCCGTTTAAACGCGATATCTACCAGAAGATCGTGGCCGCGTTTGGCGATGTACCGGATAGTCTCTAG
- a CDS encoding energy transducer TonB yields MSAVSASYDTGLSIEAPAKTALVASGLFHIMVAIIVTIGLPYVKPDRRLPPDPLPVEIMDIAEFTQTNKIPTRSESKQKKNDLEKPPEEKKEPLKKVAPQVTSKTPPKPVAPTSPDDVITPSDVKKAPEPPKKPAAKPKPKQPVLTQDTAEEEQEDFDSLLRNLMPTEEQASDGPSTAVEPGEKPSPLASLADRMTMSEMDALRRQLEGCWNLLAGARYAENLVVDIRLFMNPDRTIRSARILDQFRYNGDSYFRAAADSALSALRNPRCSPLDLPPGKYEQWKEIVVTFDPSEML; encoded by the coding sequence ATGTCTGCTGTTTCCGCATCATATGATACTGGCCTGTCGATTGAGGCCCCGGCGAAAACCGCGCTGGTGGCCTCCGGCCTGTTTCATATTATGGTCGCAATTATTGTCACCATCGGACTGCCGTATGTGAAACCGGACCGCCGATTGCCGCCTGACCCGTTGCCTGTGGAAATCATGGATATCGCCGAATTCACACAGACAAACAAAATCCCGACCCGCAGCGAGTCAAAACAAAAGAAAAACGATCTGGAAAAACCGCCGGAAGAAAAGAAAGAGCCGCTGAAAAAAGTTGCGCCGCAGGTCACATCCAAAACGCCGCCCAAACCGGTTGCCCCGACATCACCGGACGATGTTATCACCCCCAGCGACGTAAAAAAAGCGCCCGAACCGCCGAAAAAACCAGCCGCCAAGCCCAAACCGAAACAGCCGGTCCTGACACAGGACACCGCGGAAGAGGAGCAGGAAGATTTCGACTCCCTCCTGCGCAACCTGATGCCCACGGAAGAGCAGGCCTCCGATGGCCCGTCAACAGCGGTGGAACCGGGGGAAAAGCCTTCACCGCTAGCCTCGCTGGCCGACCGCATGACCATGAGCGAGATGGACGCTCTGCGGCGTCAACTGGAAGGATGCTGGAATCTGTTGGCGGGGGCACGTTATGCCGAAAACCTTGTCGTCGACATCCGGCTTTTCATGAATCCGGACCGGACGATCCGTAGCGCTCGCATTCTCGATCAGTTTCGTTATAATGGCGACAGCTATTTCCGGGCCGCGGCCGATAGCGCGCTCAGTGCTCTGCGTAATCCGCGCTGCAGCCCGCTGGATCTGCCCCCCGGCAAATACGAACAATGGAAAGAAATCGTTGTAACCTTTGACCCGAGTGAGATGTTGTGA
- a CDS encoding divergent polysaccharide deacetylase family protein produces MSVKTLSWFQENFSRKAFVQGLAAVGVIYVLLFAFVWLQKDKTVDGLRARMPTQTVLIEGTGGGIASLKGLPSQSSRSAVKGSPLASGVSGLYDSGLPVIRRRDGMTVFKAYRRPFDLNATKKPVISLAIADMGLSQVATESAIRTMPSDVSLIVSPYAKELPFWVKQAREKGHEVWMSLPVEANDYPQQDTGPSTSLIGVDERENLKKLTWLMGREEGVIGFVTGDSPAFLDMPTDLRPLLSEIYGRGMAFADTGSNHSSTAQAMAHGMRAPYAAVDLWIDSEPTPEAIQAALKQLEDIARTDGRASGIFHALPLSYQEVLNWAETLPASGFVLAPLSAQTGY; encoded by the coding sequence ATGAGCGTTAAAACCCTTTCATGGTTTCAGGAAAACTTCTCGCGCAAGGCTTTTGTGCAAGGACTGGCTGCTGTTGGGGTTATATATGTTTTGCTGTTCGCTTTTGTCTGGCTGCAGAAAGATAAAACCGTTGACGGGCTGCGGGCACGCATGCCGACCCAAACGGTTTTAATCGAAGGCACGGGCGGTGGTATTGCCTCTCTAAAGGGGCTGCCGTCTCAATCTTCGCGCTCTGCCGTCAAGGGCAGTCCTTTGGCCAGCGGTGTTAGCGGGCTCTATGATAGTGGTTTGCCGGTTATTCGCCGCCGCGACGGGATGACGGTTTTTAAAGCCTATCGGCGCCCCTTTGATTTGAACGCTACCAAAAAGCCCGTTATTTCGTTGGCGATTGCCGATATGGGGCTGTCACAGGTTGCCACGGAATCGGCAATCCGGACGATGCCGTCGGATGTGTCTTTGATTGTATCGCCGTATGCCAAGGAATTGCCCTTCTGGGTCAAACAGGCCCGTGAAAAGGGTCATGAGGTCTGGATGAGCCTGCCTGTCGAGGCAAACGATTATCCCCAGCAAGATACGGGACCGAGCACCTCTTTGATCGGGGTTGATGAACGGGAGAACCTGAAAAAACTGACATGGCTGATGGGCCGGGAAGAAGGTGTTATCGGGTTTGTTACCGGTGATTCCCCGGCTTTTCTTGATATGCCGACGGATTTACGGCCCCTGCTCTCCGAAATTTACGGGCGGGGCATGGCCTTTGCCGACACCGGCAGCAATCACTCTTCGACCGCGCAGGCTATGGCACACGGGATGAGAGCTCCCTATGCGGCTGTCGACCTCTGGATTGATTCCGAGCCCACACCGGAGGCCATTCAGGCGGCCCTGAAACAGCTGGAAGATATAGCCCGTACCGATGGGCGGGCCAGCGGTATTTTCCATGCTTTGCCGCTGAGCTATCAAGAAGTTCTGAACTGGGCTGAAACCCTGCCCGCTTCCGGGTTTGTTCTGGCGCCGTTGTCGGCGCAGACCGGTTATTAA
- the tolB gene encoding Tol-Pal system protein TolB, producing the protein MKKLILPVLMMFVALAFATHAQAEVNVNVSRGSMDPLPIAISTFYVEPGADDSLASKMPMVVSNNLESSGLFKPLSSRAFIQDPASLNTSGPRFAEWRAINAQALVTGIISKASNGQTKVEFRLWDVFGERQLSGMSYTTTPQNWRRIAHIISDEIYKRITGEDGYFDTRIVYIAESGPADARVKRLAIMDQDGANHQYLTDGRAMVLTPRFSPNQQLITYLAYYNNRPRVYLYDIDTGKQQVLGDFPGMTFAPRFSPDGKSVIISQSRNGNTDIFVVDLTSKKSRQLTTHPGIDTAPSFSPDGRQVVFESDRGGSQQLYTMDANGGNVKRITFGKGRYANPVWSPRGDLIAFTRMYQGQFYIGVIRPDGQGERLITTAYHVEGPTWSPNGRVLAYFKETRGRDKVAKIYSIDLTGYNERLLPTPGNGSDPAWSPINP; encoded by the coding sequence ATGAAAAAACTGATTTTGCCTGTTTTGATGATGTTTGTAGCACTGGCTTTCGCCACGCACGCACAAGCCGAAGTCAACGTCAACGTCTCGCGTGGCTCCATGGACCCGCTGCCGATCGCGATCAGCACATTTTATGTCGAGCCGGGCGCTGATGACAGCCTCGCCAGCAAAATGCCGATGGTCGTCAGCAACAACCTCGAAAGCTCCGGTCTGTTTAAACCGCTTAGCTCGCGCGCCTTTATCCAGGATCCGGCCTCATTGAACACCAGCGGCCCGCGCTTTGCCGAATGGCGCGCGATCAACGCCCAGGCATTGGTAACCGGCATTATCTCCAAAGCATCTAACGGCCAGACCAAGGTCGAATTCCGCCTGTGGGATGTTTTTGGCGAACGCCAGCTTTCCGGGATGTCCTATACAACCACGCCGCAAAACTGGCGCCGGATTGCACATATTATCTCGGACGAGATTTACAAGCGCATCACCGGGGAAGACGGTTATTTTGACACACGGATTGTCTACATCGCCGAATCCGGTCCGGCGGACGCCCGCGTCAAACGTCTGGCCATCATGGATCAGGACGGCGCCAACCACCAGTATCTGACCGATGGCCGCGCCATGGTTTTGACCCCGCGCTTTTCACCAAACCAGCAGCTCATCACCTATCTGGCTTATTACAACAACCGCCCGCGTGTTTACCTGTACGATATCGACACCGGCAAACAGCAGGTTCTGGGAGACTTTCCGGGAATGACCTTTGCGCCGCGCTTCTCGCCGGATGGCAAAAGCGTCATCATCAGCCAGTCCCGAAACGGCAACACCGATATCTTTGTCGTTGATCTGACGAGCAAGAAATCCCGGCAACTAACGACACATCCGGGCATTGATACCGCCCCGTCCTTTTCGCCGGACGGACGCCAGGTCGTGTTTGAATCCGACCGCGGCGGCAGTCAACAGCTCTACACCATGGATGCCAATGGCGGGAACGTCAAACGGATTACCTTCGGCAAGGGACGTTATGCAAACCCCGTCTGGTCACCGCGCGGTGACTTGATCGCTTTTACCCGTATGTATCAAGGCCAGTTTTATATCGGCGTGATCCGCCCGGACGGGCAGGGCGAACGCCTGATTACCACGGCCTATCACGTCGAAGGACCGACATGGTCGCCCAATGGCCGGGTTCTGGCATACTTCAAGGAAACACGGGGACGTGACAAGGTTGCCAAGATCTACAGCATTGATTTGACGGGGTACAATGAACGGCTTCTACCGACGCCGGGCAACGGTTCCGACCCGGCCTGGTCGCCGATCAATCCGTAA
- a CDS encoding YbgC/FadM family acyl-CoA thioesterase, whose protein sequence is MSFRAYYEDTDAGGVVYHANYLKFCERGRTEFLHAIGHTNATLREQTGVIFVVRHIDAHYLKPCYLEDELTVRTCVTGLKNTSFTMKQEVFRKNAENPAFWMDIVLVCVDENAKPVRMPAKLKAAMERYLESK, encoded by the coding sequence ATATCATTCCGCGCCTATTACGAAGACACCGACGCCGGCGGCGTGGTGTACCACGCCAATTACCTGAAGTTTTGTGAACGGGGCCGGACTGAATTCCTGCACGCAATCGGCCACACCAACGCGACCTTGCGCGAGCAAACCGGCGTTATTTTTGTTGTCCGGCATATTGATGCGCACTATCTGAAACCGTGTTATCTGGAAGACGAATTAACAGTCAGGACATGCGTGACAGGCCTGAAAAACACCAGTTTTACGATGAAACAGGAAGTTTTCCGAAAAAACGCAGAAAACCCGGCATTCTGGATGGATATTGTCTTGGTTTGCGTCGATGAAAATGCTAAACCTGTGCGCATGCCCGCAAAGCTGAAGGCGGCCATGGAACGGTATTTGGAGAGTAAATAA
- a CDS encoding S41 family peptidase: MAGSTAEKTGKEYDTYRQLNLFGDVFERVRAGYVDEVSDEELVETAISGMLSSLDPHSSYLDEDDFTEMQVQTRGEFGGLGIEVTMENGLVKVVSPIDDTPAFRAGVQAGDYITNLDGETVMGLSLSEAVDKMRGKVGTAIDLTVRRKDVPDPIEITIVRDVIKIRAVRSEIIDNNIGYIRITTFNQNTMSGVEEAVKNFKKEMGDGIVGYIIDLRNNPGGLLDQAIAVADAFLDRGEIVSTRGRHEEDTKRDNATPGDIIDGLPIVVLINGGSASASEIVAGALQDHRRAILMGTRSFGKGSVQTVIPLPGHGAMRLTTARYYTPSGRSIQAKGIEPDITVELAKIETIKTRGMHEADLRGALENPDGGQAKKPAGDDAKAANDNEGASEDSDEIQDYQKSRAIDLIRGLSLYGDRILEVMKDKSADEKTANVESDAAEKK; the protein is encoded by the coding sequence ATGGCCGGATCGACCGCGGAAAAGACAGGCAAGGAATACGATACCTATCGCCAGCTTAACTTGTTTGGCGACGTGTTTGAGCGTGTGCGGGCCGGTTATGTCGATGAAGTGTCTGACGAAGAACTGGTGGAAACCGCCATCAGCGGTATGCTGAGCAGTCTTGACCCGCATTCTTCCTATCTTGACGAAGATGATTTCACCGAGATGCAGGTTCAGACCCGCGGTGAATTCGGCGGACTGGGGATTGAGGTGACAATGGAAAACGGTCTCGTCAAGGTTGTTTCACCGATTGACGACACGCCGGCGTTTCGCGCGGGAGTTCAGGCCGGGGATTATATCACGAATCTGGACGGGGAAACCGTGATGGGGCTGAGCCTGAGCGAAGCTGTCGACAAAATGCGCGGCAAAGTCGGGACGGCTATTGATTTGACCGTTCGCCGCAAGGATGTTCCCGACCCGATCGAAATTACGATTGTCCGCGATGTGATTAAAATCCGGGCGGTTCGCTCAGAGATTATTGATAACAATATAGGCTATATCCGGATTACGACCTTTAACCAGAACACAATGAGTGGTGTCGAAGAGGCCGTGAAAAATTTCAAAAAAGAAATGGGCGACGGTATTGTCGGCTATATTATTGATCTGCGTAATAACCCCGGCGGTTTGCTGGATCAGGCGATTGCCGTTGCGGATGCCTTTCTGGATCGCGGCGAAATTGTTTCGACACGTGGGCGGCATGAGGAAGACACCAAGCGCGATAACGCTACGCCGGGTGACATCATCGACGGGCTGCCGATTGTTGTCCTGATTAACGGGGGATCGGCTTCGGCCTCTGAAATTGTGGCGGGAGCATTGCAGGATCACCGCCGGGCGATCCTTATGGGGACCCGTTCTTTCGGGAAGGGATCCGTGCAGACGGTTATTCCCCTGCCCGGTCATGGGGCGATGCGCCTGACGACGGCCCGTTACTACACGCCTTCGGGACGCTCTATTCAGGCCAAAGGGATCGAACCGGACATAACGGTTGAGCTGGCAAAGATCGAGACGATAAAAACCCGCGGCATGCATGAGGCTGATTTGCGCGGCGCTTTGGAAAACCCTGATGGGGGACAAGCCAAAAAGCCGGCGGGTGACGATGCAAAAGCCGCGAATGACAACGAGGGGGCTTCCGAAGATTCTGATGAAATTCAGGACTATCAAAAATCCCGGGCGATTGATCTGATCCGCGGCCTTTCCTTGTATGGCGACCGGATTCTGGAAGTTATGAAAGATAAAAGTGCCGATGAAAAAACGGCCAATGTGGAGAGCGATGCAGCAGAAAAGAAATAA
- the ruvB gene encoding Holliday junction branch migration DNA helicase RuvB — protein MTQPIQKNPDLEREQLETDGDADSALRPQKLSDFTGQKAVCDNLRVFVEAAKSRGDAMDHVLLFGPPGLGKTTLAQIVARELGVGFRATSGPVIAKAGDLAAILTNLQPHDVLFIDEIHRLSPAVEEILYPAMEDFKLDLIIGEGPAARSVQIDLPPFTLVGATTRSGLLTGPLRDRFGIPLRLEFYSPDELTLIVRRSAALLDMNLTEEGAHEIARRSRGTPRIAGRLTRRVRDFAHAHGNTEITAAAADAALQRLDVDGSGLDAMDRRYLSAIAENYNGGPVGIDTMAAVLSEQRDVIEDVIEPYLLQQGLLQRTPRGRMLTEKAYRHLGLPVRPTLQTDMLD, from the coding sequence ATGACCCAACCGATTCAAAAAAACCCGGACCTCGAACGCGAGCAACTAGAAACCGACGGCGATGCGGACAGCGCCCTGCGTCCTCAAAAACTCTCTGATTTCACAGGTCAGAAAGCCGTTTGTGATAACCTGCGGGTCTTTGTCGAGGCCGCCAAATCCCGCGGCGATGCCATGGATCACGTCTTGCTGTTTGGGCCACCGGGACTGGGTAAGACCACGCTGGCGCAAATTGTTGCCAGGGAACTCGGCGTGGGGTTTCGCGCAACTTCCGGTCCCGTCATTGCCAAGGCTGGTGATCTGGCCGCGATCCTGACCAACCTCCAGCCCCATGACGTGCTGTTTATTGACGAAATCCACCGTCTAAGCCCGGCTGTGGAGGAAATTCTCTACCCGGCGATGGAGGATTTTAAACTCGACCTGATTATCGGGGAGGGGCCGGCCGCTCGCTCGGTCCAGATTGACCTGCCGCCCTTTACGCTGGTCGGCGCCACAACGCGCTCCGGCCTGTTGACCGGTCCGCTACGCGACCGGTTTGGTATACCGCTCCGCCTGGAATTCTACAGCCCGGACGAATTGACCCTGATCGTGCGCCGTTCCGCCGCTTTGCTGGACATGAATTTGACGGAGGAGGGCGCCCACGAAATCGCCCGTCGCAGCCGGGGCACCCCGCGGATTGCCGGGCGCCTGACCCGTCGGGTCCGCGATTTTGCCCATGCCCACGGGAACACAGAGATTACCGCCGCGGCCGCAGACGCTGCCCTGCAACGCCTTGATGTCGACGGATCGGGACTCGATGCCATGGACCGCCGCTATTTATCGGCTATCGCTGAAAATTACAATGGCGGCCCGGTCGGTATCGACACCATGGCCGCGGTTTTATCCGAACAACGCGACGTCATCGAAGACGTCATCGAACCTTATCTGTTACAGCAAGGCTTGCTCCAGCGCACACCGCGCGGACGGATGCTAACGGAAAAAGCTTACCGGCACCTTGGTTTGCCCGTGCGCCCAACCTTACAAACGGACATGCTGGATTAA
- the ruvC gene encoding crossover junction endodeoxyribonuclease RuvC: protein MFILGIDPGLQKTGWGIIESHGSALKFIASGLIKTTKELPLSARLAQLDDGLAKVLKGWNPDTAAVEETFVNKNPASTLKLGQARGVCLLAPARTGLIVHEYATNLVKKSIVGNGHASKDQMGMMIRTLLPASGTVSEDEADALAVAICHAHFSQTAVILSEAKNLVNDGK from the coding sequence ATGTTTATCTTAGGCATAGATCCGGGATTGCAAAAAACAGGGTGGGGGATTATCGAATCCCACGGCTCGGCTTTGAAATTCATCGCCTCCGGTTTGATTAAAACGACAAAAGAGCTGCCTTTATCCGCCCGGCTGGCACAACTTGATGACGGCCTTGCCAAAGTCCTGAAGGGTTGGAATCCGGACACAGCCGCCGTCGAGGAAACCTTCGTCAATAAAAACCCGGCTTCGACCTTAAAGCTGGGACAGGCGCGGGGCGTTTGTTTGCTCGCCCCGGCCCGCACGGGACTGATCGTCCATGAATACGCGACCAACCTCGTCAAAAAATCAATCGTCGGCAACGGCCATGCCTCCAAAGACCAGATGGGCATGATGATCCGTACCCTATTACCGGCCAGCGGCACTGTCAGCGAAGATGAGGCCGACGCGCTGGCCGTGGCCATTTGCCATGCCCATTTTTCTCAAACGGCTGTCATTCTGAGCGAAGCGAAGAATCTCGTGAATGATGGAAAATAG
- the tolQ gene encoding protein TolQ, whose amino-acid sequence MIGLFLQADLIVKFVMMILLFASVWSWAIIFEKRRTLKSLNRRAAKFDDSFWSGEPLDKLYHRVKKGKMDPLLKTFCAGMEEWQTGVAAGIPSSANMQASLRQRVERAMSATINREMNALERGMTFLASVGSTATFIGLFGTVWGIMNSFTSIASTNNTSLAVVAPGIAEALFATALGLVAAIPAVIAYNIFTNALDRYADRLDGFTSDFAAILSRHLDAVDSKKKAA is encoded by the coding sequence ATGATCGGCCTGTTCTTGCAGGCTGATTTGATTGTCAAATTCGTCATGATGATATTGCTGTTTGCATCCGTGTGGAGCTGGGCGATCATCTTTGAAAAACGCCGCACATTGAAAAGCCTGAACCGCCGCGCGGCAAAGTTCGACGATTCGTTCTGGTCGGGCGAACCGCTCGATAAACTCTACCACCGCGTTAAAAAGGGCAAAATGGACCCGCTCTTGAAAACCTTCTGCGCCGGGATGGAAGAATGGCAAACCGGCGTAGCGGCAGGCATCCCGTCATCCGCCAACATGCAGGCCAGCCTGCGCCAGCGGGTTGAACGCGCCATGAGCGCCACGATCAACCGGGAAATGAATGCGCTGGAACGCGGCATGACGTTTTTGGCGTCCGTCGGCTCAACGGCAACCTTTATCGGTCTATTTGGCACCGTCTGGGGGATCATGAACAGCTTCACCTCGATCGCCAGCACCAACAACACCTCTCTGGCCGTTGTTGCGCCGGGGATTGCCGAAGCCCTGTTCGCGACGGCCTTGGGGCTGGTCGCAGCTATTCCGGCGGTAATTGCCTACAACATCTTCACCAACGCGCTTGATCGCTACGCCGACCGTCTGGACGGTTTTACCAGCGATTTTGCCGCAATCCTGTCCCGCCATCTGGACGCCGTCGACAGCAAGAAAAAGGCGGCATAA
- a CDS encoding response regulator, which yields MAYQLYRITVLVVEDNLPMMEIAKSLLLTFGVGNVVTAHNGEEGLQMYRKHRPDIIIADWMMQPVDGISFTRLVRNDLTGPNRYVPIILMTGFSERRRVIQARDSGVTEFLVKPFTAKDLYRRIVQVIERPRQFVRSEDFFGPDRRRKLEQSYIGPFRREADFMDTKTRKKIESQKKEGAASLKKIRQDAGLSKGDKFDLDLVDRAEGDD from the coding sequence ATGGCTTATCAACTGTACAGAATTACGGTGTTGGTTGTAGAAGACAACTTGCCGATGATGGAAATAGCCAAATCTTTGTTGCTGACCTTTGGCGTCGGTAACGTGGTGACGGCGCATAATGGTGAAGAAGGCTTGCAGATGTACCGAAAGCACAGGCCTGACATCATCATTGCCGACTGGATGATGCAGCCGGTTGACGGTATTTCTTTTACACGCCTCGTTCGTAATGACCTGACCGGTCCTAACCGGTATGTTCCGATTATCCTGATGACGGGCTTCAGTGAAAGGCGGCGCGTTATACAAGCCCGTGATTCCGGCGTGACCGAGTTTCTTGTTAAACCGTTTACGGCCAAAGATTTGTATCGCCGGATTGTGCAGGTGATTGAGCGGCCCCGGCAATTTGTCCGATCAGAAGATTTTTTCGGGCCGGACCGGCGCCGGAAGCTGGAGCAAAGCTATATTGGTCCCTTCCGCCGGGAAGCTGATTTCATGGATACAAAGACCCGTAAGAAAATTGAATCACAGAAAAAAGAAGGTGCGGCGTCCCTGAAAAAAATCAGGCAGGATGCCGGGCTATCCAAAGGTGACAAGTTTGATCTGGACCTGGTCGACAGGGCAGAAGGCGACGACTAG